A genomic window from Chelonoidis abingdonii isolate Lonesome George chromosome 26, CheloAbing_2.0, whole genome shotgun sequence includes:
- the NDUFB7 gene encoding NADH dehydrogenase [ubiquinone] 1 beta subcomplex subunit 7 translates to MGAHLARRYLGDADVEPDPLRMPSFDPELGFAERKERVMVATQQQMNDAQLPLEQRDYCAHYLIKLMKCKRDNFPNFLACQHERHEWDYCEHLDYVMRMKEFERERRLLVRKKRLEQEAAGA, encoded by the exons ATGGGGGCGCACCTGGCCCGGCGCTACCTGGGCGACGCGGATGTGGAGCCGGACCCGCTCCGCATGCCGAGTttcgacccggagctgggcttcgCGGAGCGCAAGGAGCGAG TGATGGTAGCGACGCAGCAGCAGATGAATGATGCTCAACTGCCCCTGGAGCAGCGCGACTACTGTGCCCACTATCTCATCAAGCTGATGAAGTGCAAGCGTGACAACTTCCCCAATTTCCTGGCCTGCCAGCACGAACGGCACGAGTGGGACTACTGCGAGCACCTTGA CTACGTGATGCGTATGAAGGAGTTCGAGCGGGAGCGGCGCTTGCTGGTGAGGAagaagaggctggagcaggaggcgGCTGGAGCATAG